A genomic window from Yarrowia lipolytica chromosome 1D, complete sequence includes:
- a CDS encoding uncharacterized protein (Truncated form of YALI0D01573g, similar to Saccharomyces cerevisiae PHD1 (YKL043W) and SOK2 (YMR016C); ancestral locus Anc_2.564, uniprot|Q9Y7W9 Yarrowia lipolytica YALI0D01573g MGF1 mycelial growth factor-1 DNA-binding transcription factor), whose amino-acid sequence MYPYSQQPQYSSYYGNASHQYPGYQQANPSGSPQATASPQQHAPGGQPGGANTHLMYQQPMYGYSQPHVPASSQSGGSAPYGISSQLAGAVLAAAALPGGPLPITITDPTGQNPPPGVKPKVTTTSWEDEGTLCFQVEARGICVARREDNDMINGTKLLNVAGMTRGRRDGILKGEKLRHVVKAGAMHLKGVWIPYDRALEFANKEKIIDLLFPLFVRDIKSVLYHPANYARTVQPMTSVDVKREEDGVAGQQQQQQGQQQQGQVQPGQQPGQQQQQPGQQPGVQQQQQGGAQQQPPASYRSHHLDHLQSVERSTSTPPPASQSSYYYQHSSTSDGFESPGPSSFSTPGSRINTPSTAEYYQQGNPAYKAAPTSASVSNPPASSSAQSTPQAQPAQPPQANGAVNGQANGKGYSNYMPQIYQSQTASPAASEPQAKEEEKVSLPSMHHE is encoded by the coding sequence ATGTACCCCTACAGTCAGCAGCCCCAGTACTCGTCGTACTACGGCAACGCGTCGCACCAGTACCCTGGGTACCAGCAGGCCAACCCCTCCGGCTCTCCCCAGGCCACTGCTTCCCCCCAGCAGCATGCTCCCGGTGGCCAGCCCGGTGGTGCCAACACCCACCTCATGTACCAGCAGCCCATGTATGGCTACTCGCAGCCACACGTGCCTGCCTCGTCCCAGAGTGGCGGCTCCGCCCCTTACGGCATCTCCTCGCAGCTTGCAGGCGCCGTGCTTGCCGCTGCAGCCCTCCCCGGCGGACCCTTGCCCATCACCATTACAGACCCCACCGGTCAGAACCCCCCACCGGGCGTCAAGCCCAAGGTGACCACCACGTCATGGGAGGACGAGGGAACACTGTGTTTCCAGGTCGAGGCCCGAGGCATCTGCGTGGCGCGTCGAGAGGACAACGACATGATCAACGGTACCAAGCTCCTCAACGTGGCCGGCATGACCCGAGGCCGACGAGACGGTATTCTCAAGGGAGAGAAGCTGCGTCATGTGGTCAAGGCCGGCGCCATGCATCTCAAGGGCGTGTGGATCCCTTATGATCGAGCCCTCGAGTTtgccaacaaggagaagatcatcGATCTGCTCTTCCCCCTGTTTGTGCGAGACATCAAGTCCGTGCTGTACCACCCTGCCAACTACGCCCGAACCGTGCAGCCCATGACTTCTGTGGATGTCAAGCGAGAGGAGGACGGTGTTGccggccagcagcagcagcagcagggtcagcagcagcagggtcagGTCCAGCCTGGCCAGCAGCccggccagcagcagcagcagcctggTCAGCAGCCCGGtgtgcagcagcagcaacaaggtggcgcccagcagcagcctccgGCCTCGTACCGATCGCACCACCTGGACCATCTGCAGTCCGTCGAGCGGTCCACCTCCACGCCGCCTCCTGCTTCCCAGTCGTCCTACTACTACCAGCACTCGAGCACCTCGGACGGCTTTGAGAGCCCCGGTCCCTCGTCCTTTTCGACCCCCGGCTCGCGCATCAACACCCCCTCCACCGCCGAGTACTACCAGCAGGGCAACCCCGCCTACAAGGCTGCTCCTACTTCTGCCTCTGTGAGCAACCCCCCggcctcctcttctgcGCAGTCTACTCCCCAGGCCCAGCCCGCCCAGCCTCCTCAGGCTAACGGCGCTGTCAACGGCCAGGCCAACGGCAAGGGCTACTCCAACTACATGCCCCAGATCTACCAGAGCCAGACTGCCTCGCCCGCCGCCTCCGAGCcccaggccaaggaggaggaaaaggtGTCTCTCCCTTCTATGCACCATGAGTAG
- a CDS encoding uncharacterized protein (Compare to YALI0D01529g, weakly similar to uniprot|P18899 Saccharomyces cerevisiae YMR173w DDR48 heat shock protein), with product MTTPKNKRKFGWMKRLVNGGKEGELSRTDNTNTGGSNTGSTKENVGIASAQPMTFDTPLEDVPQLNQPTQPTHSQSSQQTETQANHVTQTGSNHAQNTDYDNSYGTSYNADNSEMNSGSDSENGSVYSQPSNNNAADFYGQMYDVHNSSQLYPSRMDNSSTEGIKSVRDNHSMRSGSVLTDMANHPAGSTIGSPRSIAKSVGWHSVGSRSPKSIKSTDSLKSGIVGNSWRRRDYYKFLTDEDDDGSSITGDNHEGGPSSSHHVRIDSDRLDSRGSGTHPHSPLAQSHSSSSLMFDAPSSPQVHDEHLPSSSTAPHHHSNLADSMVVAEDYQQSNVSSSALHGLGVSMEGLNVNDDNSNNSNNSISESSSTEGAEQDGPSTAGSSARGIRNGSHHSIDHNDNGNATSSHYNNNGNGHGNSNYNGSYNVNTNPNAAARSTSYSSSLSTSGFASPSIMSQNSDGASTSYTVPSGMHHVQLQPQQHQGHHHGQQNLQVNTVPNLDNASIITLASSSKRRRRRSVDTMASTRGIAPASLYVNRSVESLPMDTDTETNHSVER from the coding sequence ATGACGACGCCTAAAAACAAACGCAAGTTTGGCTGGATGAAGCGCCTGGTCAACGGAGGCAAGGAGGGCGAGCTGAGCAGGACAgacaacacaaacacaggAGGTTCCAACACAGGCAGCACAAAGGAGAACGTTGGTATTGCCAGTGCCCAACCCATGACCTTTGATACGCCACTGGAAGACGTTCCTCAGCTGAATCAACCGACCCAACCGACCCACTCGCAGTCTTCTCAACAGACCGAGACGCAAGccaaccacgtgactcagaCCGGCTCAAATCACGCCCAGAACACAGACTATGACAACTCGTATGGTACCTCATACAACGCCGACAACTCGGAAATGAACTCTGGATCGGACTCAGAAAATGGCAGTGTGTACTCCCAACcatccaacaacaacgcAGCCGACTTTTACGGACAGATGTACGATGTCCACAACTCGTCCCAGCTGTACCCTTCACGCATGGACAACTCGTCTACCGAGGGTATCAAGAGCGTGCGCGACAACCACAGTATGCGCAGTGGCTCTGTGTTGACGGATATGGCCAACCACCCTGCCGGATCGACAATCGGATCGCCCCGTTCAATCGCAAAGTCTGTGGGGTGGCACAGTGTGGGTTCTCGGTCACCCAAATCGATCAAGTCGACTGATTCGCTTAAATCTGGCATTGTCGGCAACTCGTGGCGTCGAAGAGACTACTATAAGTTCCTCACagacgaagatgatgacGGTTCCTCCATTACAGGAGACAATCATGAGGGAGGGCCTTCCTCGAGTCACCATGTTCGAATTGACAGTGACAGACTGGACAGTCGAGGAAGCGGAACCCACCCTCATTCCCCTCTGGCTCAAAGTCattcgtcttcttctctcatGTTTGACGCTCCTTCAAGTCCCCAAGTTCATGATGAACACCTCCCTTCTTCAAGCACAGCTCCCCACCATCACAGTAATTTAGCTGACTCCATGGTTGTCGCAGAAGATTACCAACAGTCAAacgtttcttcttctgctctcCATGGTCTAGGAGTGTCCATGGAGGGTCTTAACGTCAATGACGACAACAGtaacaacagcaacaacagcattTCCGAATCTTCTTCTACCGAAGGAGCTGAGCAGGATGGTCCCTCAACCGCTGGAAGCTCTGCCAGAGGAATTCGAAACGGTTCTCACCATAGCATTGACCACAACGACAACGGCAATGCCACATCTTCGCAttacaacaacaacggcaacggcCATGGTAATAGCAACTACAATGGCAGCTATAACGTCAACACAAACCCCAACGCTGCGGCTAGATCGACATCATACTCTTCGTCTCTCTCCACTTCTGGTTTTGCGTCTCCGTCAATCATGTCCCAGAACTCGGACGGGGCCTCGACCAGCTACACGGTGCCCTCGGGGATGCACCATGTGCAACTGCAGCCGCAGCAACACCAGGGCCATCATCATGGCCAACAAAATCTGCAGGTGAACACCGTGCCCAATCTCGACAACGCATCTATCATCACTCTTGCGTCTTCTTCcaaacgacgacgacgacggtCCGTTGACACTATGGCTAGCACTCGGGGAATTGCTCCTGCTAGTCTGTATGTCAACCGGTCCGTGGAGTCGCTTCCCATGGACACTGACACTGAGACCAACCATTCTGTTGAGAGGTAG
- a CDS encoding uncharacterized protein (Compare to YALI0D01551g, no similarity), translated as MNDSLNSTENGWTHTESYSDYDLADIESNPEKISDISDAPFPMDFQLVIFMDMLLDLLLGHLSLDFESSNQARGLRNLRDGDDILVDVLKDRTSRKWSFLQDSLSILSEAAAKSIDCHCRVG; from the coding sequence ATGAACGACTCCCTGAACAGCACCGAGAATGGCTGGACTCATACCGAGAGCTACTCCGATTATGATCTCGCCGACATCGAGAGCAATCCCGAGAAAATCAGTGATATTAGCGATGCTCCCTTCCCTATGGACTTTCAGCTGGTTATTTTCATGGACATGCTGCTTGATCTCTTACTTGGCCATCTGAGTCTTGACTTCGAGTCTTCTAACCAGGCCCGAGGACTCAGAAATCTTCGAGACGGTGATGACATTCTTGTAGATGTGCTTAAGGATCGCACTTCTCGCAAGTGGTCTTTCCTCCAGGATTCACTGAGCATACTATCAGAAGCTGCCGCGAAATCGATCGACTGCCACTGCCGTGTAGGGTAG